One Conger conger chromosome 18, fConCon1.1, whole genome shotgun sequence DNA window includes the following coding sequences:
- the LOC133118365 gene encoding calpain-2 catalytic subunit-like produces MAGTAMAGIASRLKHNRDKAQGIGSNARAVKYLGQDFEALRRDCLERGQLFRDECFEAEPSSLGFKDLGPNSYKVRGITWTRPTELCSNPLFIHGGATRTDICQGALGDCWLLAAIASLTLNKQVLARVVPPGQSFQDDYAGIFHFEFWQFGEWVDVVIDDRLPTRDGELLFVHSAEGSEFWSALLEKAYAKLNGCYEALSGGSTTEGFEDFTGGIAETHDLRQASPHLFKIIQKALRRGSLLGCSIDITSSADSEAITSRKLVKGHAYSVTGAEQVEYDGQMVKLIRIRNPWGQVEWTGAWSDGSAEWRYVSEEDRDRLGNRAEDGEFWMSFRDFLRQYSRVEICNLTPDALTDDEFQKWALSTFEGSWRRGSTAGGCRNYPNTFWTNPQFVIKLEEEDDDPDDDEVGCTFLVGLIQKNRRRMRKMGQDMHTIGFAIYEVPEECSGQRNIHLNRSFFLRNASAARSETFINLREVCSRFCLPPGEYLILPSTFQPQENGDFVVRVFSEKQADFQELDDPVESHVEEIEVTEEDVGDRFRSLFGQLAGHDCEISAFELRRILNKVVTRRDDIKTNGFSLATCWNMVNLLDKDGTGKLGLVEFKILWTKIENYLNLYREKDVDNSGCMSSSEIRVVVEEAGFSLNNALHQIVVARYGDSDLTIDFDNMVGCLIRLESLFKTFKTLEKDETGEVEMNIYEWLTVSML; encoded by the exons ATGGCAGGTACAGCAATGGCAGGTATTGCGTCGAGACTCAAGCACAACCGTGATAAAGCGCAAGGCATCGGTTCCAATGCACGCGCGGTTAAGTACCTTGGACAGGATTTCGAGGCGTTGAGACGAGATTGCCTTGAACGTGGGCAGCTGTTTCGGGACGAGTGCTTTGAGGCTGAGCCGTCATCCCTTGGCTTCAAAGATCTTGGACCAAATTCATACAAAGTTCGAGGCATCACTTGGACACGACCCACG GAGCTGTGCTCCAACCCGCTGTTCATCCATGGCGGAGCCACCAGGACCGACATCTGCCAGGGGGCTCTAG GTGACTGCTGGCTCCTGGCTGCCATCGCCTCGCTCACGCTGAACAAGCAGGTGCTGGCTCGCGTGGTGCCCCCGGGCCAGAGCTTCCAGGACGACTACGCCGGGATCTTCCACTTCGAG TTTTGGCAGTTTGGAGAGTGGGTGGATGTGGTGATTGACGACAGGCTGCCCACCAGAGACGGGGAGCTGCTGTTCGTCCACTCAGCCGAGGGGTCTGAGTTCTGGAGCGCCCTGCTGGAGAAGGCCTACGCCAA GCTGAATGGGTGCTATGAGGCTCTCTCCGGTGGGAGCACGACGGAGGGGTTTGAGGACTTCACCGGGGGCATCGCGGAGACCCACGACCTGAGGCAGGCCAGCCCCCACCTCTTCAAGATCATCCAGAAGGCGCTACGGAGGGGGTCTCTGCTGGGCTGCTCCATCGAC ATAACAAGCTCGGCCGATTCGGAGGCCATCACGTCTCGGAAGCTGGTGAAGGGGCACGCCTACTCTGTCACCGGAGCAGAACAA gtggaATATGATGGGCAGATGGTGAAACTGATCCGCATCAGAAACCCCTGGGGGCAGGTCGAGTGGACTGGAGCCTGGAGTGATGG CTCAGCCGAGTGGCGGTACGTCAGCGAGGAGGACCGGGACCGGCTGGGGAACAGGGCAGAAGACGGAGAGTTCTG GATGTCCTTCCGTGACTTCCTGCGGCAGTATTCTCGAGTGGAGATCTGCAACCTCACCCCCGACGCCCTCACCGATGACGAGTTCCAGAAATGGGCCCTGTCCACCTTCGAGGGCAGCTGGAGGAGAGGCTCCACCGCTGGGGGCTGCCGGAACTACCCAA ACACCTTCTGGACCAACCCTCAGTTTGTGATAaaactggaggaggaggacgatgaCCCGGATGATGACGAGGTGGGCTGCACCTTCCTGGTGGGACTGATCCAGAAGAACCGGCGCCGGATGAGGAAGATGGGCCAGGACATGCACACCATCGGCTTTGCCATCTACGAG gTGCCTGAGGAG tGCTCGGGTCAGAGGAACATCCACCTGAACCGGTCCTTCTTCCTGCGAAACGCGTCAGCGGCGCGGTCCGAGACCTTCATCAACCTGCGGGAGGTGTGCAGCCGCTTCTGCCTGCCCCCGGGGGAGTACCTCATCCTGCCCTCCACCTTCCAGCCCCAGGAGAATGGAGACTTCGTTGTGCGCGTCTTCTCCGAGAAGCAGGCCGACTTCCA AGAACTGGATGACCCTGTTGAGTCCCACGTGGAGGAG atTGAGGTGACAGAAGAGGATGTAGGGGACCGGTTCCGCAGCCTGTTCGGACAGCTGGCTGGACAT GACTGTGAAATTTCTGCTTTTGAACTGAGAAGAATTTTGAACAAAGTGGTCACCAGAC GTGACGATATCAAGACCAACGGATTCAGTTTGGCAACATGCTGGAACATGGTGAACCTCCTGGAT AAAGATGGCACTGGGAAACTCGGCCTGGTGGAATTCAAGATCCTGTGGACCAAAATTGAAAATTACCTG AACTTATACCGGGAGAAGGATGTGGACAATTCAGGCTGCATGAGCTCCAGTGAAATACgtgtggtggtggaggaggcag GCTTCTCCCTGAACAACGCCCTGCACCAGATTGTGGTGGCCCGTTACGGCGACTCAGACCTCACCATCGACTTCGACAATATGGTGGGCTGCCTGATCCGCCTGGAGAGCCTGTTCA AAACCTTTAAGACTCTGGAAAAGGATGAGACTGGAGAAGTAGAGATGAATATCTATGAG TGGCTGACCGTGTCTATGCTATGA